From Sinorhizobium sp. RAC02, a single genomic window includes:
- a CDS encoding cupin domain-containing protein: MVETTKSSAPHIYEATTFPDLVDWGSQPDSLEGQSHSSGRLVFKGPNNQPESGIWVCTPGRWRLSIPRDEFCHFVAGRAVYRSDDGEVIEVEAGTVVLFRAGWTGECTVIETMRNIYMLA; encoded by the coding sequence ATGGTTGAGACGACAAAATCCTCCGCCCCGCATATCTACGAGGCCACGACCTTTCCCGATCTCGTCGACTGGGGCAGCCAGCCGGATAGTCTTGAGGGCCAGTCCCATTCCTCCGGTCGCCTCGTCTTCAAGGGGCCGAACAACCAGCCCGAATCCGGCATCTGGGTCTGCACGCCCGGCCGCTGGCGGCTGTCGATCCCGCGCGACGAATTCTGCCATTTCGTGGCGGGAAGGGCGGTCTATCGTTCGGATGACGGCGAGGTCATCGAGGTCGAGGCCGGCACCGTCGTCCTGTTCCGGGCCGGCTGGACCGGCGAATGCACTGTCATCGAGACCATGCGCAATATCTACATGCTGGCCTGA
- a CDS encoding saccharopine dehydrogenase NADP-binding domain-containing protein codes for MIITLLGGAGFMGAGIVRDLVSDRAIIDITTIRLCDASRENMEALAKELGDPRVTLVDLDVTNAAALNASIAGADICINCVPTLLGFQMTIFEAALALKVPYMDLGGLGTYTVKQIAQHERFKAAGVPAVIGCGADPGMSNVICRAVANELDEIDKINLYWAAELVGDENPVLVPPYSVSTVLAEYAHASTQFYGGKHVECAPMSGSEFLDLPEPWGRCEFMHSPHSEQLTVPLADGIREKGIKEFSWKLHLPHREHEAWVGLVKAGFGDFDEPVEIGGIKVKPLDVLNKVIERNIRKNAEKIPAQDSHEIHFAIGCGRKDGVERTVRVEVTVSPDPIYAPYVDACTSMNASIAAQLILSMPRKPGVHAPESYFDITSYFPELEKRKFHIAKTVT; via the coding sequence ATGATCATCACTCTTCTCGGCGGCGCGGGCTTCATGGGCGCCGGCATCGTGCGCGACCTCGTTTCCGACCGCGCCATCATCGACATCACGACCATCCGCCTCTGCGATGCCTCGCGGGAGAATATGGAGGCGCTGGCAAAGGAGCTTGGCGATCCGCGCGTCACGCTCGTCGATCTCGACGTGACGAATGCCGCGGCTTTGAACGCCTCGATTGCCGGCGCCGATATCTGCATCAATTGCGTGCCGACCCTGCTCGGCTTCCAGATGACGATCTTCGAGGCCGCACTTGCGCTCAAGGTGCCCTACATGGATCTCGGCGGCCTCGGCACCTACACGGTCAAGCAAATTGCCCAACATGAGCGTTTCAAGGCGGCCGGCGTGCCGGCGGTCATCGGCTGTGGTGCGGATCCCGGTATGTCGAACGTCATCTGCCGGGCGGTCGCCAATGAACTGGACGAGATCGACAAGATCAATCTCTACTGGGCCGCTGAACTGGTCGGCGACGAGAACCCTGTGCTCGTACCGCCCTACAGCGTCTCGACCGTGCTTGCCGAGTACGCCCATGCGAGCACGCAGTTTTACGGCGGTAAACATGTCGAATGCGCGCCGATGAGCGGTAGCGAGTTCCTCGACCTGCCAGAACCGTGGGGCCGCTGCGAATTCATGCATTCCCCGCATTCCGAGCAACTGACGGTGCCGCTTGCCGATGGCATCCGCGAGAAGGGCATCAAGGAGTTTTCCTGGAAGCTCCATCTGCCGCACCGCGAGCATGAGGCCTGGGTCGGTCTGGTGAAGGCTGGCTTCGGCGATTTCGATGAGCCCGTGGAAATCGGCGGCATCAAGGTCAAGCCACTCGACGTGCTGAACAAGGTGATCGAGCGCAACATCCGAAAAAACGCGGAAAAAATCCCGGCGCAGGACAGCCACGAGATCCATTTCGCGATCGGCTGCGGCCGAAAGGACGGGGTGGAACGCACCGTGCGCGTCGAGGTCACGGTATCACCGGACCCGATCTATGCACCCTATGTCGATGCCTGCACCTCGATGAATGCATCCATCGCCGCCCAGCTCATCCTGTCCATGCCGAGGAAACCGGGTGTCCATGCACCGGAAAGCTATTTCGACATCACTAGCTATTTCCCGGAACTGGAAAAGCGGAAATTCCATATCGCCAAGACCGTCACGTGA
- a CDS encoding aldehyde dehydrogenase family protein, giving the protein MFNPAEPVFYRHPAYFPSEGTRHTVIDPATFAAVGTIADTTLAEMETALDAAGKAQRDWKRLDAKTRATILHRIANRIEATDMRRCVELMSREMGKPYPEAIGEVANCAGAFRYFAEMARDEAGKVAGTTQAGSFQHARYEALGTSVHIMPFNFPILLMCWTVAASLASGNACIIKPAPATTLSTLEFMQVFEALPEGLIACLPGGVELGSALIASPKTHAVAFTGSVAAGKAVAMAAAAEMKPAVIEAGGSDPMIITAHAPLDVAAAGAVTAAFHMSGQVCTSAERFFVVDAVHDEFIEKFVAETKRLRIGNGLTRAEIGPLVSEAARAKVIRLVEDAKAKGATVVIGGKIPESEPVGWFYEPTILTNCTPDMAILREECFGPVAAVMRVADFDEAIERANDSEFGLGASVFTTSLEEAMEAADRLEAGMVWINNPLIDNDALPFGGWKKSGLGRELSKLGLDAFRRSKMVIIDHKPVIQSWWYPYPDDWFYEEGGRKHV; this is encoded by the coding sequence ATGTTTAACCCTGCCGAACCCGTCTTCTACCGGCATCCGGCCTATTTCCCGAGCGAGGGTACGCGCCACACGGTGATCGATCCCGCGACGTTCGCGGCCGTCGGCACCATCGCCGACACGACGCTGGCGGAGATGGAAACGGCGCTCGACGCTGCCGGGAAGGCGCAGCGCGACTGGAAGCGGCTCGACGCCAAGACACGCGCGACCATTCTCCACCGTATCGCCAACCGTATCGAGGCGACGGACATGCGGCGCTGCGTGGAACTGATGTCGCGCGAGATGGGCAAACCCTATCCGGAGGCGATCGGCGAGGTTGCCAATTGCGCCGGGGCCTTCCGCTATTTCGCGGAAATGGCCCGCGACGAGGCCGGCAAGGTGGCGGGCACGACGCAGGCGGGCTCCTTCCAGCACGCGCGCTACGAGGCACTCGGCACCAGCGTGCACATCATGCCGTTCAATTTCCCGATTCTGCTGATGTGCTGGACGGTCGCCGCGTCGCTAGCCTCCGGCAATGCCTGCATCATCAAGCCGGCGCCGGCGACGACGCTGTCGACGCTGGAGTTCATGCAGGTGTTTGAGGCATTGCCGGAGGGTTTGATTGCCTGCCTGCCGGGCGGGGTCGAACTCGGCAGCGCGCTGATCGCTTCACCGAAGACCCATGCGGTGGCCTTCACCGGTTCGGTTGCCGCCGGCAAGGCTGTGGCCATGGCCGCAGCGGCTGAGATGAAGCCTGCCGTCATCGAGGCCGGCGGCTCGGATCCGATGATCATCACCGCACATGCGCCGCTCGACGTGGCCGCCGCCGGTGCCGTCACCGCTGCCTTCCACATGTCCGGCCAGGTTTGTACCTCGGCGGAGCGCTTCTTTGTCGTCGATGCGGTGCATGACGAATTCATCGAGAAATTTGTTGCTGAAACGAAGCGCCTGCGCATCGGCAACGGGCTCACCCGTGCCGAGATCGGTCCGCTCGTCAGCGAGGCGGCGCGGGCGAAGGTCATCCGGCTGGTCGAGGATGCCAAGGCGAAAGGCGCGACCGTCGTGATCGGTGGAAAGATACCGGAGAGCGAGCCCGTCGGCTGGTTCTACGAGCCGACCATCCTCACCAACTGCACGCCGGACATGGCGATCCTGCGCGAGGAGTGTTTCGGTCCTGTTGCCGCCGTCATGCGGGTCGCTGATTTCGACGAGGCGATCGAGCGAGCGAACGACAGCGAATTCGGCCTAGGGGCTTCGGTCTTCACCACGTCACTCGAAGAGGCGATGGAGGCGGCGGACCGGTTGGAGGCGGGCATGGTGTGGATCAACAATCCGCTGATCGACAACGATGCGCTGCCCTTCGGTGGCTGGAAGAAATCCGGCCTTGGCCGCGAGCTTTCCAAACTCGGCCTCGATGCCTTCCGCCGCTCCAAGATGGTCATCATCGACCACAAGCCAGTGATTCAGAGCTGGTGGTACCCCTATCCAGACGACTGGTTCTACGAGGAGGGCGGGCGCAAGCACGTCTGA
- a CDS encoding cupin domain-containing protein, with product MTATPLMRKPLEETDLKDWGVIPTMIEGESRTSGKVIYKGPNGESESGLWICTPGKWFCHVTSDEFCHFLEGRCTYVHKSGEVIEITPDTAAFFPKDWKGECTVHETVKKVYMIR from the coding sequence ATGACCGCGACACCATTGATGCGCAAGCCGCTGGAAGAAACCGACCTCAAGGACTGGGGCGTGATCCCCACCATGATCGAGGGCGAAAGCCGCACCTCCGGCAAGGTCATCTACAAGGGGCCGAACGGCGAGTCCGAAAGCGGCCTATGGATCTGCACTCCCGGCAAATGGTTCTGCCACGTCACCAGCGACGAGTTCTGCCACTTCCTCGAAGGCCGCTGCACCTATGTGCATAAGAGCGGCGAGGTGATCGAGATCACGCCGGATACCGCGGCGTTCTTTCCGAAGGACTGGAAGGGCGAGTGCACCGTGCATGAAACGGTGAAGAAGGTCTACATGATCCGGTAA
- a CDS encoding ABC transporter ATP-binding protein — protein sequence MTSSNNPILRIEGVGKSFGPVTAVDNVSLDIRENEFFALLGPSGCGKTTLLRMLAGFESLTTGRILLEGKDISPLPPEKRPLNLMFQSYALFPHMTVRQNLSYGLEMERFPKADIRRRVDDTMGMTDLTPFADRKPDQLSGGQKQRVALARALVKRPKVLLLDEPLGALDKKLRERMQLELKRMQNEAGITFIIVTHDQEEALVMADRMAILKDGRLLQVGAPEEVYERPTDRFVANFIGVMNFIDGKVGVDGLFAAEGLQVKAAGGKPGAATLAIRPENIVIGPPGDHPVAGTIADIAYHGLDRVLHVKTAASEAPLQVRIPASGAGNWKIGDVLSLKIDPAKCRLFHE from the coding sequence ATGACGTCATCGAACAACCCGATCCTGCGTATCGAGGGCGTCGGCAAGTCATTCGGGCCGGTGACGGCGGTCGACAATGTTTCGCTCGACATCCGCGAGAACGAATTCTTCGCGCTGCTCGGTCCATCGGGCTGCGGCAAGACCACGCTGCTGCGCATGCTCGCCGGCTTCGAGAGCCTGACTACAGGCCGCATCCTGCTCGAAGGCAAGGATATCTCGCCGCTGCCGCCGGAAAAGCGGCCGCTCAACCTGATGTTCCAGTCCTATGCGCTGTTTCCCCATATGACGGTGCGGCAGAACCTGTCCTACGGCCTCGAAATGGAGCGCTTCCCCAAGGCCGATATCCGCCGCCGGGTCGACGACACGATGGGAATGACGGACCTGACGCCCTTTGCCGACCGAAAGCCGGATCAACTGTCCGGTGGTCAAAAGCAGCGCGTGGCGCTCGCCCGTGCGCTGGTGAAGCGGCCGAAGGTGCTGCTGCTGGACGAACCGCTCGGCGCGCTCGACAAGAAGCTGCGCGAACGGATGCAGCTTGAACTGAAGCGCATGCAGAACGAAGCCGGCATCACCTTCATCATCGTGACGCATGACCAGGAGGAAGCGCTGGTGATGGCCGACCGTATGGCGATCCTGAAGGACGGGCGCCTGTTGCAGGTCGGGGCGCCGGAAGAGGTCTATGAGCGCCCGACCGACCGGTTCGTGGCGAATTTCATCGGCGTGATGAATTTCATCGACGGCAAGGTGGGCGTCGATGGCCTCTTCGCTGCGGAAGGCCTCCAGGTGAAGGCTGCGGGTGGGAAACCCGGAGCGGCGACGCTTGCCATCCGCCCGGAAAACATCGTCATCGGCCCGCCGGGGGATCATCCGGTCGCCGGCACGATTGCCGATATCGCTTATCACGGGCTCGACCGGGTGCTGCATGTCAAAACCGCGGCTAGCGAGGCGCCACTTCAGGTCCGCATCCCCGCGAGCGGGGCGGGCAACTGGAAGATCGGCGATGTGCTGAGCCTCAAGATCGACCCGGCGAAATGCCGGCTCTTCCATGAATAA
- a CDS encoding LysR family transcriptional regulator, protein MLLENLSLFLRIVEKGGLAVAGREVGLSPATVSERLAALEAYYGAALLTRTTRAISLTDEGRALVEGARRLLAEAEEMESRVRHGANVISGPIRLSAPEDLGRRLLVPVIDAFLEEHPAVTVDINLTDGNVDLVGQGMDFAIRHGVLADSSLRAKPLGENRRIVCASPAYLDANGVPQHPDDLARHDCIVMRFGQNIDRDWSFVIDGAVRKVAVRGRRVANDGGLVRHWCREGRGIALKSIRDVDADLASGALVELLKDFSAGSTGLQIVYPPSAVQPRRVRLLIDRIAAALSPGRGVVFGQDDT, encoded by the coding sequence ATGCTGCTTGAAAACCTCTCGCTCTTCCTGCGCATCGTCGAAAAGGGCGGGCTTGCCGTTGCGGGGCGTGAGGTTGGACTTTCACCCGCCACCGTTTCCGAACGGCTGGCCGCGCTGGAGGCCTACTACGGCGCGGCGCTGCTGACCCGCACCACGCGTGCCATCAGCCTGACCGACGAGGGGCGGGCGCTCGTCGAAGGCGCGCGGCGCCTGCTGGCGGAGGCGGAGGAGATGGAGAGCCGCGTGCGGCACGGGGCGAATGTCATTTCCGGGCCGATCCGGCTGAGTGCGCCGGAAGACCTTGGCCGGCGCCTACTCGTTCCGGTGATCGATGCCTTCCTGGAGGAGCATCCCGCCGTCACGGTCGATATCAACCTCACGGACGGGAATGTCGACCTTGTCGGGCAGGGCATGGATTTCGCGATCCGGCACGGCGTTCTGGCGGATAGCAGCCTGCGGGCAAAACCGCTGGGTGAGAACCGCCGCATCGTCTGTGCGTCACCCGCTTATCTCGACGCCAACGGCGTGCCGCAGCATCCGGACGACCTAGCGCGACACGACTGCATCGTCATGCGCTTCGGACAGAACATCGATCGTGATTGGTCCTTCGTCATCGATGGCGCGGTACGCAAGGTCGCCGTGCGTGGCCGGCGCGTAGCGAATGACGGTGGGCTGGTGCGGCACTGGTGCCGCGAGGGCCGCGGCATCGCGCTCAAATCGATCCGCGACGTGGATGCGGACCTGGCCTCAGGTGCACTGGTCGAGCTGCTCAAGGATTTTTCCGCCGGCAGCACGGGGCTGCAGATCGTCTATCCACCGAGCGCGGTGCAGCCGCGGCGGGTGAGGCTGTTGATCGATCGTATCGCCGCGGCGCTGTCTCCAGGCCGCGGCGTGGTGTTCGGTCAGGACGATACCTGA
- a CDS encoding VOC family protein — MTGNNSILLYVADAEASARYFTRLLGLEPVEASPTFAMFRLPSGLGFGLWRRDGVEPASIAAGGGCEIAFRVADAAAVDTHYRDWSGKGADILMPPTDLEFGRSFVATDRDGHRLRVYAVADEG, encoded by the coding sequence ATGACCGGCAACAACAGCATTCTTCTCTACGTGGCAGACGCCGAGGCAAGCGCCCGTTACTTCACCCGCCTGCTTGGCCTGGAGCCCGTGGAGGCGAGCCCAACCTTTGCGATGTTCCGGCTTCCCTCAGGACTTGGGTTTGGTCTCTGGCGCCGGGACGGTGTGGAACCGGCGTCGATTGCAGCAGGCGGTGGCTGCGAAATTGCCTTCCGGGTGGCCGATGCGGCCGCAGTCGATACGCACTACCGGGATTGGTCTGGCAAGGGGGCCGATATCCTCATGCCGCCGACGGATCTGGAGTTCGGTCGCAGCTTCGTCGCGACGGATCGTGATGGGCACCGGCTGCGCGTCTATGCCGTCGCCGATGAAGGCTGA
- a CDS encoding YafY family protein → MSRSQRLFDLLQVLRRHRRPVSGRVLAEETGVSLRTLYRDIASLQAQGADIEGEPGLGYVLKPGFLLPPLMFTPEEIEALVLGTRWVAQRADSHLQGAARNALARISAVLPPELRTELETSPLLVGPGDALPTGRIDLSILRGAIRAERKVSIIYRTGGGEPSARVVWPFALSFFDRARVVIAWCELRNGFRHFRTDRIETAEVLEDRYPKRRQALLRAWRDVEGVPTRDV, encoded by the coding sequence ATGTCTCGCTCCCAACGCCTGTTCGATCTGCTGCAAGTCTTGCGTCGCCATCGCCGGCCCGTGAGCGGTCGGGTGTTGGCGGAAGAGACCGGCGTGAGTTTGCGCACGCTTTACCGCGACATTGCCAGTCTTCAGGCGCAGGGCGCTGATATCGAAGGCGAACCGGGTCTGGGATACGTCCTAAAACCGGGATTTCTGCTGCCGCCATTGATGTTCACGCCGGAAGAGATTGAGGCACTGGTTCTCGGCACGCGTTGGGTTGCGCAGCGCGCCGACAGCCACCTTCAAGGTGCCGCCCGCAACGCTCTCGCCCGCATTTCCGCCGTCCTGCCACCAGAACTGCGCACCGAACTGGAAACGTCGCCCCTGCTCGTAGGTCCCGGCGACGCGCTCCCCACTGGCCGTATCGATCTTTCCATTCTGCGCGGTGCGATCCGGGCGGAACGCAAAGTGTCAATCATCTATCGCACTGGCGGAGGAGAGCCTTCGGCACGGGTCGTGTGGCCTTTTGCACTCTCGTTTTTCGATCGTGCCCGCGTCGTCATCGCCTGGTGCGAATTGCGAAACGGATTTCGTCACTTTCGCACCGATCGTATTGAAACGGCTGAAGTGCTGGAAGACCGGTACCCGAAACGACGGCAGGCGCTGCTGCGCGCCTGGCGGGACGTGGAGGGCGTTCCCACCCGTGATGTATGA
- a CDS encoding glycosyltransferase, with protein sequence MSKTIAFFPEAAFGPALNSVGIAQAVEALGHKAVFLSDPGFVSVYEGYGFEAHAVNLSEPMPPEQMAKFWEDFINGHIPNFRKSPYDQVDNYVKDCWTAIVDSAKWAQKDLPGVLARIKPDLICVDNVILFPAIKQFGKPWVRIISCSENEIEDPEIPPHLSGCGEKDFAGHTAYRDHFNAVIKPIHDDFNGFLGENGEAAYPIGQFFEASPFMNLLLYPEAVKFDREHALDPKQFQYLEGCVRKEKPYEVPAFSENNDRPLLYISFGSLGAGDTDLLKRLITTIGKLPYRALVNVGDYKDQYEDLPGNIIVDSWFPQPSLIPQVDAVIHHGGNNSFTECLYFGKPAIIMPYVWDGHDNATRVDETGHGFKMPRYDWADPDLAAKLDACVNNPTMKTRLAATSAHMQARNGPKKAAGILDELVKTGAYNG encoded by the coding sequence ATGTCCAAGACGATAGCATTCTTCCCGGAAGCGGCCTTCGGGCCGGCGCTGAACTCGGTCGGCATCGCCCAAGCCGTCGAGGCGCTCGGTCACAAGGCGGTCTTCCTGTCCGATCCCGGCTTCGTCTCCGTCTATGAAGGATATGGTTTCGAGGCCCATGCGGTGAACCTCTCCGAGCCCATGCCGCCGGAGCAGATGGCGAAATTCTGGGAGGATTTTATCAACGGCCACATCCCGAATTTCCGGAAATCCCCCTACGACCAGGTCGACAACTACGTAAAGGATTGCTGGACGGCAATCGTCGACAGCGCCAAATGGGCCCAAAAAGACCTGCCAGGCGTGTTGGCAAGAATCAAACCGGACCTCATCTGTGTCGACAACGTCATTCTCTTCCCGGCAATCAAGCAGTTCGGCAAACCCTGGGTGCGCATTATCTCCTGCTCGGAAAACGAGATCGAAGACCCAGAGATTCCACCGCACCTTTCCGGCTGCGGCGAGAAGGATTTTGCCGGCCATACCGCCTATCGCGATCACTTCAACGCGGTGATCAAGCCGATCCACGACGATTTCAACGGCTTCCTCGGCGAGAACGGCGAGGCGGCCTATCCGATCGGCCAGTTCTTCGAGGCCTCGCCCTTCATGAACCTGCTACTCTATCCGGAGGCGGTGAAGTTCGACCGCGAACATGCGCTCGATCCGAAACAGTTCCAGTATCTCGAAGGCTGCGTGCGCAAGGAAAAGCCCTACGAGGTGCCGGCGTTCTCCGAAAACAACGACAGGCCGTTGCTGTATATTTCCTTCGGCTCGCTCGGAGCGGGGGACACCGATCTCCTGAAGCGCCTGATTACGACGATCGGCAAGTTGCCCTATCGCGCGCTGGTCAATGTCGGCGACTACAAGGATCAGTATGAGGACCTGCCGGGCAACATCATCGTCGACAGCTGGTTCCCGCAGCCGTCTCTTATTCCGCAGGTCGATGCGGTAATCCATCACGGTGGCAACAACTCGTTCACGGAGTGCCTCTATTTCGGCAAGCCGGCAATCATCATGCCCTATGTCTGGGATGGTCACGATAACGCGACCCGCGTCGACGAGACCGGCCACGGTTTCAAGATGCCGCGCTACGACTGGGCAGATCCGGACCTTGCGGCAAAACTCGACGCCTGCGTCAACAACCCGACCATGAAGACACGCCTTGCCGCCACCAGCGCGCATATGCAGGCGCGCAACGGCCCGAAGAAGGCGGCCGGCATTCTCGACGAACTTGTGAAGACGGGTGCCTACAATGGTTGA